One window of Acidobacteriota bacterium genomic DNA carries:
- a CDS encoding TRAP transporter large permease subunit produces the protein MLTAFFKRTEQGVLVSALGLACVLPLIDIVGRLFGGGLHIPGKDAYVSHLTLWLAFVGGLAATTQAKHLTLSTSEFFGEGLARNLSRLFAFSVAAAVVGILAFSSWDVVMATRGAEDKVLPIGLPEWISLLVMPTALALAALVFAWKASDQWWGRAVAFTTIPAAFAIGLLPPAAATYVWPLVFVVLLATLLGAPVFVAMGGIALVLFFREGVPVSLVSSKVYQLISSPTLPAIPLLTAAGYVLAESTAAERLVRFFRAIFGWMPGGIAVMVAAVCALFTTFTGGSGVTIIALGGLVYPILRKDGYSEGFSLGLVTASGSLGLLFPPSLPVILYSVVASTRDQPVPADQLYLAGLLPGLLLVVITAAYGIVIGRRVERVKQPFSLREVAAASWGAKWELMLPVVIVALFVTGFATMLEAAAAALAYAIIVECFITRDIHIFKALPEVLLKAAALMGAVLILLSVAMGLTGYLVDAQIPDLLLDWVKTNIHSQVMFLLALNVLLLVLGSVLEIYSAIIILAPIIAPMGAAFGVDPLHLGVIFLANLELGFLFPPVGLNLFLASSRFNKPLTSLYRHVVPFLIITGIGVLLITYTDSMSLGVLRLLGKR, from the coding sequence ATGCTGACCGCCTTCTTCAAGCGGACCGAACAGGGCGTCCTGGTGTCGGCGCTCGGCCTGGCCTGCGTCCTCCCGCTCATCGACATTGTCGGCCGGTTGTTCGGCGGCGGGTTGCATATTCCCGGCAAGGACGCCTACGTCTCTCACCTCACGCTGTGGCTCGCCTTTGTGGGCGGCCTTGCCGCCACGACCCAGGCCAAGCACCTGACGCTCTCGACGTCGGAGTTCTTCGGAGAGGGGCTGGCGCGCAACCTGTCGCGGTTGTTTGCCTTCTCGGTGGCGGCCGCTGTCGTGGGCATTCTCGCCTTCTCCAGCTGGGACGTCGTGATGGCCACGCGCGGCGCCGAAGACAAGGTCCTGCCGATTGGTCTGCCCGAGTGGATCAGCCTGCTGGTGATGCCGACCGCGCTCGCGCTGGCCGCGCTGGTGTTCGCCTGGAAGGCGTCCGACCAGTGGTGGGGCCGGGCGGTGGCGTTTACCACCATCCCGGCTGCCTTCGCCATCGGCCTTCTGCCGCCGGCGGCGGCCACCTATGTCTGGCCGCTGGTGTTCGTGGTGTTGCTCGCGACGCTGCTCGGAGCGCCCGTGTTCGTGGCGATGGGCGGGATCGCGCTGGTGCTCTTCTTCCGGGAAGGCGTGCCGGTGTCGCTGGTGTCGTCCAAGGTCTACCAGCTCATTTCGTCGCCGACGCTTCCCGCCATCCCGCTGTTGACGGCCGCCGGATACGTCCTGGCCGAAAGCACGGCCGCCGAACGGCTCGTCCGCTTCTTCCGCGCCATCTTCGGGTGGATGCCGGGCGGGATTGCGGTGATGGTGGCGGCTGTCTGCGCGCTGTTCACGACGTTTACCGGCGGCTCCGGCGTCACGATCATCGCGCTCGGGGGCCTGGTCTACCCGATCCTGCGCAAGGACGGCTATTCCGAGGGCTTCTCACTCGGCCTGGTGACGGCATCCGGCTCGCTCGGCCTGCTGTTTCCGCCGAGCCTCCCTGTGATCCTCTACAGCGTCGTCGCGAGCACCCGTGACCAACCCGTGCCGGCCGACCAGCTTTACCTCGCGGGCCTGCTGCCGGGGCTCCTGCTCGTCGTGATCACTGCGGCGTACGGGATCGTCATCGGGCGCCGAGTCGAGCGCGTGAAACAGCCGTTTTCGCTGCGCGAGGTGGCGGCGGCCAGCTGGGGCGCGAAATGGGAGCTGATGCTGCCAGTGGTGATCGTTGCGCTCTTCGTGACCGGTTTCGCGACGATGCTCGAGGCGGCTGCGGCGGCGCTCGCCTACGCGATCATCGTCGAGTGCTTCATCACGCGCGACATTCACATCTTCAAGGCGCTGCCTGAGGTGCTGCTGAAGGCGGCCGCGCTGATGGGGGCCGTGCTGATCCTGCTCAGCGTCGCGATGGGGCTCACCGGCTACCTGGTCGATGCCCAGATTCCCGACCTGCTGCTCGATTGGGTCAAGACGAACATCCACTCGCAGGTCATGTTCCTGCTGGCGCTCAACGTGCTGCTGCTGGTGCTTGGCAGCGTGCTCGAGATCTACTCGGCGATCATCATCCTGGCGCCGATCATCGCGCCGATGGGCGCGGCGTTTGGCGTCGACCCGCTGCACCTGGGCGTCATCTTCCTTGCCAACCTGGAACTGGGGTTCCTGTTCCCGCCGGTTGGCCTCAACCTGTTCCTTGCGTCATCCCGGTTCAACAAACCGCTGACCAGCCTGTATCGGCACGTGGTACCGTTCCTGATCATTACCGGCATCGGCGTGCTGCTGATCACCTACACCGATTCGATGTCGCTCGGCGTGCTCAGACTGCTTGGCAAACGGTAG
- a CDS encoding beta-propeller fold lactonase family protein: MRSRHFLALALASAVLVVSGVVSVAQKGPAAPEWPGSLGKGVTLLPNGWKIAPAGKHMAVGDLPLAMVESPDGNYLVVTNNGYAKPTLTVVDLKRAYVSSRTTLEHAWLGLAWHPDKRRVFSSAAGQTAVTELYWTPGKLAPGSLFALGRDTQRPQPGINRPEPVEQSFVGGIAIAPDGRTLYAVHVLGEALTMLDLKAGLVRRTVDVGAEPYTCVVSADGKFVYVSVWGGAKILVFDAATLDPRGEIRVGEHPNAMVFSKDGQRLFVACANTNAVWVIDVASKSVKEQVSVALFPDAPPGATPNGLGLSPDGNRLLVANADNNAVAVINTSDPQRSAVEGFIPTGWYPTAAMFSQDGARIYILSGKGLASLANPRGSHPGVPGFGDGQYSGAMLQGSLSIVPVPDQATLQAMTKSVYSLTPFTSASILAPASAPVASPIPKKVGDVSPIKHVFYIIRENRTYDQILGDLERGNGDPNLALFGEDVTPNAHALAREFVVLDNFYVDAQVSYDGHAFSTGAYATDFVNKIWPTNYGGRGARYLSEGGGKMRNAFGNVTAPLNGYIWDAVTRKGLSVRSYGEFVERGAEPEQEKDTGIGEVKATVPGLKGLVHPNYPPYDLTIPDSKRADIWLEEFTRFDKSGTLASLTIIRLPNDHTAGTRAGYPTPRAMVAENDVALGRIVEAITNSSFWKDSAIFVLEDDAQAGPDHVDMHRSIALVISPFTMRLAVDSTLYTTSGMLRTMELILGLPPMSNYDAGATPMYNAFQTAPVLTPFKARPARIDIREKNAVNAWGAAASARMYLAEADLAPEQELNEIIWRSVKGPTSVMPPPVRAAFIRALPQ, encoded by the coding sequence ATGCGATCCAGACACTTTCTCGCGCTCGCACTCGCGTCTGCGGTGCTCGTTGTCTCCGGCGTCGTGTCGGTCGCCCAGAAGGGACCTGCCGCACCAGAGTGGCCGGGATCGCTCGGCAAGGGCGTGACGCTGCTCCCGAACGGCTGGAAGATCGCGCCGGCGGGGAAGCACATGGCGGTCGGCGACCTTCCGCTCGCCATGGTGGAGTCGCCGGACGGCAACTACCTGGTCGTCACCAACAACGGGTACGCCAAGCCTACGCTGACGGTGGTGGATCTCAAGCGCGCCTACGTGAGTTCGAGGACGACGCTGGAGCATGCCTGGCTCGGGCTCGCCTGGCATCCCGACAAGCGGCGCGTCTTTTCGTCGGCCGCAGGACAGACGGCGGTCACCGAACTGTACTGGACGCCTGGGAAGCTGGCGCCCGGCTCGCTGTTCGCACTCGGGCGCGACACGCAGCGCCCGCAGCCGGGCATCAACCGGCCCGAGCCGGTGGAACAGAGTTTCGTGGGCGGCATTGCGATCGCCCCTGATGGCCGCACGCTCTACGCGGTGCACGTGCTCGGCGAAGCGCTGACGATGCTCGATCTGAAAGCCGGGCTGGTCCGGCGGACCGTGGACGTCGGCGCCGAACCCTACACGTGTGTCGTATCGGCTGATGGCAAGTTCGTGTACGTGTCGGTTTGGGGCGGCGCGAAGATTCTGGTCTTTGACGCGGCCACGCTCGACCCGCGCGGCGAGATTCGTGTGGGTGAGCATCCCAACGCGATGGTGTTCTCGAAGGACGGCCAGCGGTTGTTCGTCGCGTGTGCCAACACAAACGCGGTCTGGGTGATCGACGTCGCGTCGAAGAGCGTCAAGGAGCAGGTATCGGTGGCCCTGTTCCCGGATGCCCCTCCGGGAGCGACGCCCAACGGCCTTGGCCTGTCGCCCGACGGCAATCGCCTGCTCGTGGCCAACGCCGACAACAACGCCGTCGCCGTCATCAACACGAGCGATCCCCAGCGCAGCGCGGTGGAGGGATTCATCCCGACGGGCTGGTATCCGACCGCCGCGATGTTCAGTCAGGACGGCGCCCGAATCTACATCCTGAGCGGGAAGGGTCTCGCCTCGCTCGCCAATCCGCGCGGAAGCCATCCGGGCGTGCCTGGCTTTGGCGATGGACAGTACAGCGGCGCCATGCTGCAGGGTTCGTTGTCGATCGTGCCGGTTCCAGATCAGGCCACGCTTCAGGCCATGACGAAGAGCGTCTACAGCCTGACGCCGTTCACGAGTGCCTCGATCCTGGCGCCCGCGTCGGCTCCGGTGGCGTCACCGATTCCGAAGAAGGTCGGGGACGTCTCCCCCATCAAGCATGTCTTCTACATCATCCGGGAGAACCGCACCTACGACCAGATTCTCGGAGATCTCGAACGCGGCAACGGCGACCCGAACCTGGCGCTCTTCGGCGAAGACGTCACGCCCAACGCCCACGCCCTGGCGCGCGAGTTCGTCGTCCTCGATAACTTCTACGTGGATGCACAGGTCAGCTACGACGGGCATGCGTTCTCGACCGGCGCCTACGCGACCGACTTCGTCAACAAGATCTGGCCCACCAACTATGGCGGGCGGGGTGCGAGGTACCTGAGCGAAGGCGGCGGCAAGATGCGTAACGCCTTTGGCAACGTCACGGCACCGCTGAACGGCTACATCTGGGATGCGGTCACGCGGAAGGGACTGAGCGTTCGAAGTTACGGAGAATTCGTCGAGCGCGGCGCCGAACCGGAACAGGAGAAGGACACCGGAATAGGCGAGGTCAAGGCCACCGTGCCCGGACTCAAGGGGCTGGTGCATCCGAACTACCCGCCCTACGACCTGACGATCCCGGACAGCAAGCGTGCGGATATCTGGCTCGAGGAATTCACGCGGTTCGACAAGAGCGGCACGCTGGCCAGCCTCACGATCATTCGTCTGCCCAACGACCACACCGCCGGCACCCGTGCGGGCTACCCGACGCCCCGAGCAATGGTCGCGGAAAACGACGTGGCCCTGGGCCGAATCGTCGAGGCCATCACCAACAGCTCATTCTGGAAGGATTCGGCGATCTTCGTCCTCGAGGATGACGCACAGGCCGGGCCGGATCACGTGGACATGCACCGTTCCATTGCGCTGGTCATCAGCCCGTTCACGATGCGCCTGGCGGTCGACAGCACGCTCTACACGACGTCGGGGATGTTGCGGACGATGGAACTAATCCTCGGCCTGCCTCCGATGAGCAACTACGACGCGGGGGCGACGCCGATGTACAACGCCTTTCAGACGGCGCCGGTCCTGACGCCGTTCAAGGCGAGGCCGGCGCGCATCGACATTCGGGAGAAGAACGCGGTCAACGCGTGGGGGGCAGCGGCCTCAGCGCGGATGTATCTGGCGGAAGCCGACCTGGCTCCGGAACAGGAACTGAACGAGATTATCTGGCGATCGGTGAAGGGCCCGACCAGCGTCATGCCTCCCCCCGTCCGGGCGGCGTTTATCCGCGCCCTGCCACAGTGA
- a CDS encoding efflux RND transporter permease subunit: MRLAELSVHRPVTIFMGLVSLVVLGAVAMTRLPLAFLPTIDVPTISIDVPYPNSSPSQVERQIVKPLEGALATLSGVKKLTSTAGADGAQLQLQFSWGQSVDMIRLKVGEKIDQVRKDLPADVERINVQSFNTAQMPVVEARVSAPGIDLSRNYDLLEQRVINPIRRIPGVARVELNGVSPREVKIELILDRIKAHRLDVGVLLQQLQGSNLNVSIGKMVDANKVLYLRTFGAFEDLEAIANLPVSPGDSRAIRQAGLAAGQTGMPEIRTVGPIRLRDVAAITYEEPLIDFGRHLNRKFAVALTVQKEPTANTVDVASAVTRLIKTDIAADPQLKGITLFVFQDQAEEILKGINGLTEAGAVGGLLAVVVLYLFLRRADTTFIVSLAIPISIVASCTVLYFLGKNLNILSMMGLMLGVGLLVDDAIVVLESIFRYHEKSADAKQASIRGTSAVAMAVVAATATTAIVFLPLIVGEKTELQVWLAEVGIAITLTIFCSLLVSLTLIPLMGSRMLSRRPWHNPRWIVWLTDRYASVITWTFRHRVLTFGATLLVLASIAGPFMLGLETAMETGGRNDRLFIQYDFQDFHFKEDAEASVARVEDALYRHEQDISFESVYSYYGENTAQTTITLNRKDMNDREAREFRKTLRSWLPQLPGVRLRFGGEDAQAGGSTTSFEVSLFGDDMKTLERLSADASARLAAIANVQDVKSSSEEGREEVQVSLDRERAARYNLAPGDLAQTFGFMLSGTRLRKYRAGDKEVNVVLSLRREDMQRADDLRNITLGGDRSQTIGTLANFSIVRRPKSIEREERRTRLTVRGTYEGKNFGAAQELMRKSMNDMALPAGYSWAFGQNMQDQEQQNQQMLVNMLLALALVYLVMAALFESIAHPIAILVSIPFALFGAVWFDLITGTPFGLMSQIGLLILMGIVVKNGIVLVDHVNQLRREGLSRADAILQGGRERMRPILMTAATAILGLVPLAVGSSGVGGAYYYPLARTVIGGLTTSTILTLVILPFIYTLVDDVAVWLKQVWRRGTAQLATPGVIVAAKSLRE; the protein is encoded by the coding sequence ATGCGTCTGGCTGAACTGTCGGTCCACCGGCCCGTGACGATCTTCATGGGGCTTGTCAGCCTGGTTGTCCTGGGCGCGGTCGCGATGACACGGCTGCCGCTGGCGTTTCTGCCGACGATTGACGTGCCGACCATTTCGATCGACGTGCCGTATCCGAATTCCAGCCCGTCCCAGGTGGAGCGCCAGATCGTCAAGCCGCTCGAAGGCGCGCTCGCGACGCTATCGGGCGTCAAGAAGCTGACCTCAACGGCGGGGGCGGATGGGGCCCAGCTGCAGCTCCAGTTCAGCTGGGGGCAGTCGGTGGACATGATCCGGCTCAAGGTGGGCGAGAAGATCGACCAGGTTCGCAAAGACCTGCCCGCCGACGTCGAACGGATCAACGTCCAGTCATTCAACACTGCCCAGATGCCGGTGGTCGAGGCGCGCGTCTCTGCGCCGGGCATCGATCTGTCGCGCAACTACGATCTGCTGGAGCAGCGGGTCATCAATCCCATTCGCCGGATTCCCGGTGTCGCCCGCGTCGAACTGAACGGCGTGTCGCCGCGCGAGGTGAAGATCGAGCTCATCCTCGATCGGATCAAGGCCCATCGCCTCGACGTCGGCGTCCTCTTGCAGCAACTGCAGGGCAGCAACCTGAACGTGTCGATCGGCAAAATGGTCGACGCCAACAAGGTGCTCTACCTGCGGACGTTCGGCGCGTTCGAGGACCTCGAGGCGATTGCGAATCTGCCTGTCTCGCCGGGTGACTCGCGCGCGATCCGCCAGGCAGGACTGGCAGCTGGCCAGACGGGCATGCCGGAGATCCGGACCGTCGGACCCATTCGCCTGCGCGATGTCGCGGCGATTACGTACGAAGAGCCCCTGATCGACTTCGGCCGCCATCTGAATCGGAAGTTCGCCGTCGCGTTGACCGTACAGAAGGAGCCGACAGCCAACACGGTCGACGTGGCGTCGGCGGTGACACGCCTCATCAAGACCGATATCGCCGCCGATCCCCAACTGAAGGGCATCACGCTGTTCGTGTTCCAGGACCAGGCCGAGGAGATCCTCAAGGGCATCAACGGACTGACCGAAGCCGGCGCCGTCGGGGGCCTGCTGGCCGTGGTCGTGCTGTACCTGTTTCTACGCCGCGCGGACACGACGTTTATCGTCAGCCTCGCAATCCCCATCTCCATCGTCGCCAGCTGCACGGTGCTGTACTTCCTCGGCAAGAATCTGAACATCCTGTCGATGATGGGGCTCATGCTGGGGGTGGGCCTGCTCGTCGATGACGCCATCGTCGTGCTTGAATCCATCTTCCGGTATCACGAGAAGTCGGCCGACGCCAAGCAGGCCTCCATTCGTGGCACGTCGGCTGTCGCGATGGCCGTGGTGGCCGCGACGGCGACGACCGCGATCGTGTTCCTGCCGTTGATCGTCGGAGAGAAGACCGAACTCCAGGTGTGGCTGGCCGAAGTCGGCATCGCCATCACGCTCACCATTTTCTGCTCGCTGCTCGTGTCGCTGACGTTGATCCCGCTGATGGGATCCCGGATGCTGAGCCGCCGCCCCTGGCACAACCCGCGCTGGATTGTCTGGCTCACTGATCGGTACGCGTCGGTCATCACCTGGACGTTCCGTCATCGGGTGCTCACGTTCGGTGCGACGCTGCTCGTGCTGGCGAGCATCGCCGGACCGTTCATGCTGGGCCTCGAAACGGCCATGGAGACGGGCGGCCGGAACGATCGCCTGTTCATTCAGTACGACTTCCAGGACTTCCACTTCAAGGAAGACGCGGAGGCCAGCGTCGCCCGGGTCGAGGACGCCCTCTACCGCCACGAACAGGACATCAGCTTCGAATCGGTCTACTCGTACTACGGCGAGAACACCGCGCAAACGACCATCACGCTCAACCGGAAGGACATGAACGACCGCGAGGCCAGAGAATTCAGAAAGACCCTGCGGAGCTGGCTGCCCCAGTTGCCCGGTGTTCGGCTGCGTTTCGGCGGCGAGGATGCCCAGGCGGGCGGCAGCACGACGAGCTTCGAGGTGAGCCTGTTCGGCGACGACATGAAGACGCTGGAACGGTTGTCGGCCGACGCGAGTGCGAGGCTCGCCGCGATTGCCAACGTGCAGGACGTGAAGTCGTCGAGCGAAGAGGGGCGCGAAGAGGTCCAGGTCTCCCTCGACCGGGAACGCGCCGCGCGCTACAACCTGGCGCCGGGCGACCTTGCCCAGACGTTTGGGTTCATGCTCAGCGGCACGCGCCTCCGCAAGTACCGCGCCGGCGACAAGGAAGTCAACGTCGTGCTGTCGTTGCGGCGCGAGGACATGCAGCGGGCCGACGACCTCCGGAACATCACACTGGGCGGCGATCGCAGCCAGACGATCGGCACGCTCGCGAACTTCTCCATCGTCCGCCGGCCCAAGTCCATCGAGCGCGAGGAACGCCGCACCCGCCTTACCGTCAGGGGCACCTACGAAGGCAAGAACTTCGGCGCCGCACAGGAGTTGATGCGCAAGTCGATGAACGACATGGCGCTGCCGGCCGGCTACAGTTGGGCGTTTGGACAGAACATGCAGGACCAGGAACAGCAGAATCAGCAGATGCTGGTCAACATGCTGCTGGCGCTTGCGCTGGTCTATCTGGTGATGGCGGCGCTGTTCGAGTCGATCGCGCATCCGATCGCGATTCTCGTCTCGATCCCCTTTGCGCTGTTTGGCGCCGTGTGGTTCGACCTCATCACCGGCACTCCGTTCGGCTTGATGTCCCAGATTGGCCTGCTGATCCTGATGGGCATCGTCGTGAAGAACGGGATCGTGCTGGTCGATCACGTCAACCAGTTGCGACGGGAAGGGCTGTCGCGCGCCGACGCCATCCTGCAGGGAGGCCGGGAACGGATGCGGCCCATCCTGATGACCGCGGCGACGGCCATCCTCGGTCTCGTGCCGCTGGCGGTCGGGTCATCCGGCGTCGGCGGAGCCTACTATTACCCGCTGGCGCGGACGGTCATCGGCGGCCTGACGACATCCACCATTCTGACCCTCGTCATTCTGCCCTTCATCTACACGCTGGTCGACGATGTCGCCGTGTGGCTGAAACAGGTGTGGCGGCGTGGCACGGCCCAATTGGCCACTCCCGGAGTGATTGTGGCGGCGAAATCACTCCGGGAGTGA
- a CDS encoding efflux RND transporter permease subunit produces MSLVTLSVRRPVAVGMLVVAVAIFGVVSFSRLPVNLLPEISYPTLTIETKYPGAAPSEVESLVSRPVEEAVGVISGVQRLTSRSRSGLSQVTLEFAWKTNMDLATLDAREKLDLVTLPRDAQKPAILRFDPSSDPILRLGVSGTGDLAMVRRIAEDQVKKDLESIDGLASVKVEGGLERQIEVRVDESRLSSFGLTVQDVMAALARNNVNLAGGSIYEHEARYLVRTLNEFQTVEDVAKTIVREVGGRQVVMHDVADVAWGHKDREVIARINGQESVSLNIYKEGDANTVAVARAVKARLARIQKTLPAGMTLATIFDQSTFIEGAISEVVNNGWQGGLLAILVIFFFLREARSTAVIALSIPISVVATFIIMHQMGLSLNIMSLGGLALGIGLLVDDSIVVLEVIARHREAGKSVLQAAIDGTGEVQGAVVASTLTTVAVFLPIVFVEGVGGQLFKDQALTVSISILASLVISLTLIPMLTARFGAAVPLEPAAVPAGRLAKSRQFLFYTIPILLVRGARRLASLIFTPVGWIMWPFLKAFERTEAAVYRVYPRLIAGALRHPWSVLGTAALLFALSMAGVSRLGVELIPPMSQGEFSFEVKLPEGTPIEATDRVLADLARRAKQVAGVANVFSTAGGGLGGADQGSRAENVGELLVLMRNRSDKIGEEAGIEQIRNTLERFPDSTSTFSRPSFFTFKTPVELELYGDDYENLRRVAGQTVVRLQGIPGLADVTSSSEAGSPEVRIRFKPDQLARLELTPESVSQTLRTKVKGEVATRISEGDREIDVLVRASDASRDEVTDVVGMIVQRRDGVAIPLRAVASTELATGPSEIRRVGQRRAVIISGNLQGRDLGGVTADIERTVAASNLPGWVSAKMGGQNLEIGTSFRSLYLAIGLAVFLVYFVMAAQFESLLHPLIIMFSIPMGAVGVVAALVATGHRVSVIVLIGVVMLAGIVVKNAIVLIDHVNQRRRGGLSTHDALIEAGRVRLRPILMTTATAILGLIPMALGLGEGAEIRAPMAVTVIGGLAVSTVLTLIVIPTMYFVLDRRTIAPAAAGKE; encoded by the coding sequence GTGGCGGTCGCCATCTTCGGCGTGGTGTCGTTTTCGCGGCTGCCGGTCAACCTGCTGCCGGAGATTTCCTATCCGACACTGACCATCGAAACCAAGTACCCCGGGGCGGCGCCGTCCGAAGTCGAGAGCCTGGTCAGCAGGCCCGTCGAAGAGGCGGTTGGCGTGATTTCGGGCGTGCAGCGGCTGACGAGCCGCTCGCGTTCGGGGTTGTCGCAGGTCACGCTCGAGTTCGCCTGGAAGACCAACATGGATCTCGCGACGCTCGACGCGCGCGAGAAGCTCGACCTGGTGACGCTGCCGCGCGACGCGCAGAAGCCTGCGATCCTGCGGTTTGATCCGTCGAGCGACCCGATTCTGCGGCTTGGTGTGTCTGGCACAGGCGACCTGGCGATGGTGCGTCGGATTGCCGAGGACCAGGTCAAGAAGGACCTCGAGTCGATTGACGGCCTCGCGTCGGTCAAGGTCGAAGGCGGGCTCGAACGCCAGATCGAGGTCCGGGTGGACGAATCGCGGTTGTCGTCGTTCGGCCTGACCGTGCAGGACGTGATGGCCGCACTGGCCCGCAACAACGTCAACCTGGCGGGCGGCAGCATCTACGAGCACGAAGCCCGCTACCTCGTACGGACGCTCAACGAGTTCCAGACCGTCGAGGACGTGGCAAAGACGATCGTGCGCGAGGTTGGCGGCCGCCAGGTCGTCATGCACGATGTGGCCGACGTCGCATGGGGCCACAAGGATCGCGAGGTCATCGCGCGCATCAACGGCCAGGAATCCGTCAGCCTGAACATCTACAAGGAAGGCGATGCGAACACCGTCGCGGTCGCGCGGGCAGTCAAGGCCAGACTGGCGCGCATTCAGAAGACGCTGCCCGCCGGGATGACGCTGGCGACCATCTTCGACCAGTCCACCTTCATCGAAGGCGCGATCAGCGAGGTGGTGAACAACGGCTGGCAGGGAGGCCTGCTCGCCATCCTCGTCATCTTCTTCTTCCTGCGGGAGGCGCGCAGCACGGCGGTCATCGCGCTGTCCATTCCGATTTCGGTGGTCGCGACCTTCATCATCATGCACCAGATGGGATTGTCGCTGAACATCATGTCGCTCGGCGGACTGGCGCTCGGTATCGGGCTGCTCGTCGACGATTCGATTGTCGTGCTGGAGGTCATCGCGCGGCATCGCGAGGCGGGGAAGAGCGTCCTCCAGGCGGCCATCGACGGCACTGGCGAAGTGCAGGGTGCGGTGGTGGCGTCGACGCTGACGACGGTGGCGGTGTTCCTGCCGATCGTGTTCGTCGAGGGCGTCGGCGGCCAACTGTTCAAGGACCAGGCGCTGACCGTGTCGATCTCGATCCTCGCGTCGCTGGTGATCTCGCTGACGCTCATCCCCATGCTGACCGCCAGGTTTGGCGCGGCCGTCCCGCTCGAGCCGGCCGCTGTGCCGGCCGGGCGCCTGGCGAAGAGCCGGCAGTTCCTGTTCTACACGATTCCCATCCTGCTGGTGCGCGGCGCCCGACGCCTCGCCTCGCTCATCTTCACGCCGGTCGGCTGGATCATGTGGCCGTTCCTGAAGGCATTCGAACGGACCGAGGCGGCGGTCTATCGCGTGTACCCGCGCCTGATTGCCGGTGCCCTGCGGCATCCCTGGAGCGTGCTCGGGACCGCCGCGCTGCTGTTCGCACTGTCGATGGCCGGCGTCAGCCGCCTGGGCGTCGAGCTGATTCCGCCCATGTCGCAGGGCGAATTCTCGTTCGAGGTGAAGCTGCCGGAGGGCACGCCGATCGAGGCGACCGACCGCGTGCTCGCTGATCTGGCCCGGCGCGCGAAACAGGTGGCCGGAGTGGCCAACGTGTTCTCAACGGCGGGGGGCGGACTCGGCGGTGCCGACCAGGGCTCGCGCGCAGAAAACGTCGGCGAACTGCTCGTGCTGATGCGCAATCGCAGCGACAAGATCGGAGAGGAAGCCGGCATCGAACAGATCCGCAACACCCTCGAACGGTTCCCCGACAGCACGAGCACATTCAGCCGGCCGTCGTTCTTCACGTTCAAGACGCCGGTGGAGCTTGAACTCTACGGCGACGACTACGAGAACCTGCGTCGCGTGGCCGGCCAGACCGTCGTTCGCCTGCAGGGCATCCCGGGCCTGGCCGACGTGACCTCGTCGTCGGAGGCGGGCAGTCCGGAGGTTCGTATCCGGTTCAAGCCCGATCAACTGGCGCGCCTGGAGTTGACGCCGGAATCTGTGTCGCAGACGCTGCGAACGAAGGTCAAGGGCGAGGTGGCCACCCGGATCAGCGAAGGCGACCGCGAAATCGATGTGCTCGTCCGGGCGTCGGATGCGTCCCGCGACGAGGTCACCGACGTCGTGGGCATGATCGTCCAGCGGCGCGACGGAGTCGCCATTCCGCTCAGAGCGGTGGCCTCGACCGAACTGGCGACGGGGCCGAGCGAGATCCGCCGCGTCGGCCAGCGGCGCGCGGTCATCATCTCGGGCAACCTCCAGGGACGCGATCTGGGAGGCGTCACCGCCGACATCGAGCGGACCGTCGCCGCCTCGAACCTGCCTGGCTGGGTGTCGGCAAAGATGGGCGGCCAGAATCTCGAGATCGGCACGTCGTTCCGCAGCCTGTATCTGGCGATTGGCCTCGCGGTGTTCCTCGTCTACTTCGTTATGGCGGCGCAGTTTGAGTCGCTCCTGCACCCGCTCATCATCATGTTCTCGATTCCCATGGGCGCCGTCGGTGTGGTGGCCGCTCTGGTGGCGACCGGTCACCGCGTCAGCGTCATCGTCCTGATTGGCGTCGTGATGCTGGCCGGGATCGTCGTGAAGAACGCCATCGTCCTCATTGACCACGTGAACCAGCGCCGCCGGGGAGGCCTGTCGACGCACGACGCGCTGATCGAGGCCGGGCGTGTCCGGCTGCGCCCGATTCTGATGACGACGGCGACGGCCATCCTTGGTTTGATCCCGATGGCGCTCGGCCTCGGCGAGGGAGCCGAGATCCGCGCCCCCATGGCGGTCACCGTGATCGGCGGCCTCGCGGTCTCGACCGTGCTGACCTTGATTGTGATTCCGACGATGTACTTCGTCCTGGATCGCAGGACGATCGCGCCCGCCGCGGCCGGCAAGGAGTAG